TCGGCACCATGTGCGTCGTCGTGACCCGGTGCTCCTGGATCAGCCGGAGCACCTGCTCCGCGTCGAAGCGGCTCGTCAGCACCACCGCGTGGCCGTAGTGCAGGGAGGTGACGGCGAGACCGCTCACCGCGGTGTGGCTGAGCGGCGAGGTCACGAGATGGACGCCGTCGTCGAGCGGGGTGATGCCGAACATGCCGAGCTGCCAGGCCGCGCCGGCCGCGAACACGTCGTCCGGGTCGCCCTCCGGCAGTCGGCGCAGCACGCCCTTCGGGCGGCCCGTGGTGCCGGAGGTGTAGCCGAGGTAGGAGCCGGGCGTGCGGTTCTCGACCGGTCCCGTGGGCACCCCGGCGACCTCGGTGGTGAGGTCGCGGAAGCCGTCGGCCGCGCCGAAGGCGAGGCGGCGCTCGGCCGGCAGTCCCACCGTGTCGGCCGCCGCGCGCACGGTGTCGGCGTACGCGAGCGAGCAGAGCACGGCCACCGGGCCGGCGTCCTCGACGATATGGCCGACCTCGGTCGTGGTGAGCGCCGTGTTGATCGGCACGTAGTAGGCGCCGGCCTGCTGGCAGGCGAGCACCAGCGCGATCGCCCACGACTCGTTGGCGACCACCCCGACGACGCGGTCGCCCCGGTCGAGGCCGAGGTCGCGCAGCAGCCGTGCGGTGGCGTTGGCCCGGGCCAGCAGCTCCCCGCGGGTGACGGTGGCGCCGTCCGGCTCGACGACCGCGCGGGCCGCGGGGTCGGCGGCGGCCAGGCGCCAGAAGCCCAGCTCGCTCATCCGCGCCGCTCCCGGGCCACCCGCGCCACCAGCTCGCGCGCGAGGTCGCGGCGCAGCGCCGTCGTCGTGCCGTACGACGCGGCGAGGCCCATCACCCGCTTGAGCCAGATGTGCAGGTGGTACTCCCAGGTGAAGCCGATCCCGCCGTGCAGCTGGAGGGCGTCGACATTGGCCCGAGCGGCGGCGTCACCGGCGTAGGCCTTGGCCGCAGCGGCCCGGCGCGGCCCGTCGGGCTCGTCGACGGCGTCGAAGGCGGAGAGCGCCGCCGCGGTGGCCATGTCGACCATGACGGCGAGATCGGCCGCCTTGTGCTTGACCGCCTGGAAGGAGCCGACGGGCCGGCCGAACTGCTCACGGACGGCGACGTACTCGACGGTGAGGTCGAGCAGCCGCTGGGAGGCGCCCGCGAGCAGGCAGGCCGCGCCGGCGACGGCGAGCGCCCGGGTGCGGGCGACGACGGCGCTGTCGTCGCCCACGAGGGTGCCCGCGTCGGTAAGCGCGACCCGCGCCAGGGGGCGCAGCGGGTCGAGCGCGGCGACCGGGGTGACCTCGAGCTCGTCGGCGGTGAAGGCGCGCACGACGCCGTCGGCCCCCAGGTCGAGCAGCAGGTCGGCGTCGGCGGCGTACGGCACGAGCGGGGTCAGGTCCCCGAGACGGACGACGGCGACCGCCTCGCCGGCGGCGATGCGCGGCAGCCAGGCGTCGGCGACGGCGCCGGGCAGGGCGCCGAGCACGGAGACGGCGAGCACCGCGGTCTCCAGGTAGGGCTCGGGGACCGCATGCCGGCCGAGGCTGTGCAGCACGCCCGACAGGTGGGCGGGCGTCAGTCCCGCGCCGCCGTGCTCCTCGGCGACGAGGGCGGAGACCAGACCGGTCTCGGCCAGTCGGCCCCAGAGTGCGGGGGTGTGGGCGGTGCCGTCGTCGATCCGCGCGCGCAGGAAGTCGAGGTCGCAGTGCCGGCCGAGCAGGTCGTCGGTGAGCTCGACCAGCTCGCGGCGGTCCTGATCGAGGGTGTCGGGCAGGGTCATCGTCGCGGCTCCATCGGCAGGCCCAGCACGCGCTCGCTGATGATGTTGCGCTGGATCTCGTTGGTGCCGCCGAAGATCATGGCGGCCCGGGCGTACCAGTAGCGGTGGTGCCACTGGGACCACGCACGCAGCGTGGCGGGGTCGGCGTCCGGCAGCGAGCCCGGGTCGCCGACGACAGCACCGTCCTCGGCGAGCAGGCGGATGCCGGTGTCGAAGATGTCGTGCTGCATCTGGGTCCAGAAGACCTTGTTGATGCTGGCGGTGCTGTCGAGCTCGCCCCCCGCCTCGGCGCGGGCGGCCAGCCGGTAGACGTTGGCCCGGTAGACCTCGGTCTGCACCAGGACCCGGCCCAGCTCGTCGAGCGCATGCGTGTCGTCCCCGAGGGCGCGCGCATCGACGAGCGCGGCCAGGTCGGCGACGTCGCCTGCGAACTTGGCGTGGTCGCCGAAGACGGCGCCCCGCTCGAACCCGAGTGTCGACATCGCGACGGCCCAGCCGCGGTCGACCTCGCCGACGACGTTCTCGACAGGGACCCGGACGTCGGTGAAGAAGACCTCCGCGAAGCCGCGGGTGCCGTCGACCATCGCGAGCGGCCGCACCTCCACGCCGGGCGAGCGCAGGTCGATGCACAGGAAGGTGATGCCGTCGTGCTTGCGCTTGCGGCCGGCCTCGGGGTCGGTGCGCACCAGCGCGAAGATCCAGTCGGCGAAGCCGCCCATGGACGTCCAGATCTTCTGGCCGTTGACGACGTAGTGGTCGCCGTCGCGCTCGGCGCGGGTGCGCAGCGAGGCGAGGTCGGAGCCCGAGCCGGGCTCGCTGAAGCCCTGACACCAGATCGTGCGGCAGGCCAGCAGGTCGGGGATCCAGCGCGCGCACTGCTCGGGCGTGCCGTACTGCATCAGCACCGGGCCGAGCAGGTACAGGCCGCCCATGTTGATCCGTTCCGGCGCGCCGGCGCGGTAGTACTCCTCCGCGAACGCGATCGACCGGCGCAGGCCGGCATCGCGGCCGCCGTACTCGGTGGGCCAGTCGACGGCGGCGTACCCGCCCTCGAAGAGCCGGCCCTCCCAGGCGCGGTGGAGGTCGAATCCGGCGCGCTCGGTCCACGGCGGCAGGGGATCGGCGGGGACGTTCTCGGCGAGCCAGGCGCGCACCTCGGCGCGGAACTCCTCGACCTCGGCGACGGTGACCGGCGCGTTCATGCCGCGAGTCCCAGCACGTCGGAGACGGCCTGCATGGTGTCGGCGTAGTCGTGGGACTCCATCCGCAGGGACAGGTTGACCCCGTCGGCGCCGAGCTCGAGGTAGCGCTCGACCACGGCGGGCAGCGCGTCCATCTCGCCGGTGAAGCGGAGCCCCGCGATCACGTGCTGCTCGGCCCGGTCACGGCCGGCCTCGGCCAGCTGGGCGCAGTACGTCGCGTGGTGCTCGGTGAACTGCGACGGAGTGAGGTTCCAGGGGTACCACCCGGTCGCGACCGTGGCGGCACGGCGCAGCGCGGCCGGCGAGTGCCCGCCGACCAGCATCCGCGGCATCGGCGCGGGGTCCTCCGGGTAGATGCCGTCGGGGTCCGCCCACAACCGGGTGAGCTCGGCGATGCCCTCGCCGCAGCGCCGCCCACGGGTCTTGAACTCGGTCTGGCAGGCCGCGAACTCCTCGGCCGACCAGCCCACGCCGACGCCGAGGTCGACCCGGCCGTCGGTGAGCGCGGCCACGGTCATCAGGTCGCGGGCGAGCAGCCGCGGGTTGCGCAGCGGCAGCAACATCACCGAGCTGCCGATCCGCAGGCGGGTCGTCGCGGCGCACACCTCCGCCGCGGCCTGGAGCACGTCGAGCAGCCCCTGGTCAGCGGCCGCCTCCACGCGGGCCTTGCCGTCGACCGTCTTGTTGTGCCGCTCGACCTTCTCGGGGTCCGTGGCGGACGGCGCCTCGGGGTAGGGGTACTCCGAGGTGTACTCGTCGAAGAACACGATGTGCTCCGGCAGCCAGATGCCGGTGAACCCCAGCTCCTCGGCCGTCCTCCCGAACTGTGCCATGAAGGCGGGGTCCCGCTCGGCGCTGCCGTCGAACAGGTCGACCAGACCGATCTCCACCGAGGCTCCTCTCGTGGTCGTGCGCTTGACGATGGGTTGTCGTTGGTGCCGCGACTCAGGCGAACGCCGCGATGGCGGCGATCTCCTCGTCGGTCGGCAGGTGATCCAGGTCCGCGACGAGCTCGTCGACGCGGACCGGAAGCGAGGCGATCGCCTCACGGGCCGCGGGCAGGTCGGCGACCGGCACGCACCAGGTGCGCCGTACGCCGTCCGCCGCGTCGCCGAGCACCTTGCCGAGCAC
This region of Nocardioides sp. L-11A genomic DNA includes:
- a CDS encoding acyl-CoA dehydrogenase family protein codes for the protein MNAPVTVAEVEEFRAEVRAWLAENVPADPLPPWTERAGFDLHRAWEGRLFEGGYAAVDWPTEYGGRDAGLRRSIAFAEEYYRAGAPERINMGGLYLLGPVLMQYGTPEQCARWIPDLLACRTIWCQGFSEPGSGSDLASLRTRAERDGDHYVVNGQKIWTSMGGFADWIFALVRTDPEAGRKRKHDGITFLCIDLRSPGVEVRPLAMVDGTRGFAEVFFTDVRVPVENVVGEVDRGWAVAMSTLGFERGAVFGDHAKFAGDVADLAALVDARALGDDTHALDELGRVLVQTEVYRANVYRLAARAEAGGELDSTASINKVFWTQMQHDIFDTGIRLLAEDGAVVGDPGSLPDADPATLRAWSQWHHRYWYARAAMIFGGTNEIQRNIISERVLGLPMEPRR
- a CDS encoding acyl-CoA dehydrogenase family protein; the protein is MTLPDTLDQDRRELVELTDDLLGRHCDLDFLRARIDDGTAHTPALWGRLAETGLVSALVAEEHGGAGLTPAHLSGVLHSLGRHAVPEPYLETAVLAVSVLGALPGAVADAWLPRIAAGEAVAVVRLGDLTPLVPYAADADLLLDLGADGVVRAFTADELEVTPVAALDPLRPLARVALTDAGTLVGDDSAVVARTRALAVAGAACLLAGASQRLLDLTVEYVAVREQFGRPVGSFQAVKHKAADLAVMVDMATAAALSAFDAVDEPDGPRRAAAAKAYAGDAAARANVDALQLHGGIGFTWEYHLHIWLKRVMGLAASYGTTTALRRDLARELVARVARERRG
- a CDS encoding LLM class flavin-dependent oxidoreductase — translated: MEIGLVDLFDGSAERDPAFMAQFGRTAEELGFTGIWLPEHIVFFDEYTSEYPYPEAPSATDPEKVERHNKTVDGKARVEAAADQGLLDVLQAAAEVCAATTRLRIGSSVMLLPLRNPRLLARDLMTVAALTDGRVDLGVGVGWSAEEFAACQTEFKTRGRRCGEGIAELTRLWADPDGIYPEDPAPMPRMLVGGHSPAALRRAATVATGWYPWNLTPSQFTEHHATYCAQLAEAGRDRAEQHVIAGLRFTGEMDALPAVVERYLELGADGVNLSLRMESHDYADTMQAVSDVLGLAA
- a CDS encoding AMP-binding protein, coding for MSELGFWRLAAADPAARAVVEPDGATVTRGELLARANATARLLRDLGLDRGDRVVGVVANESWAIALVLACQQAGAYYVPINTALTTTEVGHIVEDAGPVAVLCSLAYADTVRAAADTVGLPAERRLAFGAADGFRDLTTEVAGVPTGPVENRTPGSYLGYTSGTTGRPKGVLRRLPEGDPDDVFAAGAAWQLGMFGITPLDDGVHLVTSPLSHTAVSGLAVTSLHYGHAVVLTSRFDAEQVLRLIQEHRVTTTHMVPTQLHRLLRLPEETRAAYDVGSMRNLVHGAGPCPPSVKRAVIAWFGPVVWEYYGATEAAGTAISSAEWLERPGSVGRPQPGAEVRILDEHGTEVPTGTDGAVYLRMGAHAFEYRGDDAKTQAGRVGDFVTVGDLGHLDEDGYLFLLGRSAEVIVSGGVNIYPAEVEAALLEHPDIQDAGVVGLPDPEWGELSCAVLQVVPGSPLYGDDVAGQLAPFLHDRLARYKVPRQYQVVAELPRGANGKLRKHLLPDLVRK